One stretch of Prinia subflava isolate CZ2003 ecotype Zambia chromosome 19, Cam_Psub_1.2, whole genome shotgun sequence DNA includes these proteins:
- the LOC134560457 gene encoding immunoglobulin lambda-1 light chain-like yields the protein MAWAPLLLVVLAHSTGSLVQAALTQPSSLSANVGETVSITCSGSSYSYGWYQQKVPGTAPVTLIYANTNRPSGIPSRFSGSKSGSTATLTITGVQAEDEAVYFCGGYDSSSATAGVFGAGTMLTVLGQPKVAPTVHLFAPSSEEMTTLGKATLVCLMENFYPRPVTVQWVADGNVITSGVETSQPQRQSNNQYMASSYLLLDASKWQSYNSVSCKVRHEAGNVEKTVNRSECM from the exons ATGGCCTGGGCTCCTCTTCTCCTCGTGGTGCTCGCCCACAGCACAG gtTCCCTGGTCCAGGCAGCGCTGACTCAGCCATCCTCGCTGTCAGCCAACGTGGGAGAGACCGTCAGTATCACCTGCTCTGGTAGCAGCTACAGCTATGGCTGGTACCAGCAGAaggtccctggcactgcccctgtCACTCTGATCTATGCTAATACCAACAGACCCTCGGGCATCCCTTCGCGATTCTCCGGATCCAAGTCCGGCTCCACGGCCACCTTAACCATCACTGGGGTCCAAGCCGAGGACGAGGCTGTCTATTTCTGTGGTGGCtatgacagcagcagtgctacTGC tgGTGTATTCGGGGCCGGGACGATGTTGACGGTCCTAG GCCAGCCCAAGGTGGCTCCCACCGTCCACCTCTTCGCGCCATCCTCCGAGGAGATGACGACCCTGGGCAAAGCCACCCTGGTGTGTCTGATGGAGAACTTCTACCCGAGGCCTGTGACCGTGCAGTGGGTGGCTGATGGCAATGTCATCACCTCCGGCGTGGAGACCAGCCAGCCCCAGCGGCAGAGCAACAACCAGTACATGGCCAGCAGCTACCTGCTGCTGGACGCCAGCAAGTGGCAGAGTTACAATTCTGTCTCGTGCAAGGTCAGGCACGAGGCTGGGAACGTGGAGAAGACCGTGAACAGATCCGAGTGCATGTAA
- the LOC134560407 gene encoding immunoglobulin lambda-1 light chain-like, producing the protein MVTLTITGVQAGDEAVYFCGSYDYSSGSYGSIAESSSVSANVGETVRITCSGGSSNYYGWYQQKVPGTAPVTVIYANDKRPSGIPSRFSGSLSGSTGTLTITGVQAGDEAVYFCGSYDGSNGGSLVQAALTQQPSSLSANVGETVKITCSGLSSSIYDYAGWHQQKVPGTGPVTVIYASSSRPSGIPSRFSGSNSGSTATLTITGVQAEDKAVYFCGNNDGSSAGSLVQAAVTQQPSSLSANVGETVKITCSGSSYSYGWFQQKVPGTGPVTVIYDNNNRPSVIPSRFSGAR; encoded by the exons ATGGTCACCTTAACCATCACTGGGGTCCAAGCCGGGGACGAGGCTGTCTATTTCTGTGGTAGCTATGACTACAGCAGTGGCAGCTATG GCAGCATCGCTGAGTCATCCTCAGTGTCAGCCAACGTGGGAGAGACCGTCAGGATCACCTGCTCTGGGGGTAGCAGCAACTACTATGGCTGGTATCAGCAGAaggtccctggcactgcccctgtCACTGTCATCTATGCTAATGACAAGAGACCCTCGGGCATCCCTTCGCGATTCTCTGGATCCTTGTCCGGCTCCACGGGCACCTTAACCATCACTGGGGTCCAAGCTGGGGACGAGGCTGTCTATTTCTGTGGTAGCTATGACGGCAGCAATGGTG gtTCTCTGGTCCAGGCAGCGCTGACTCAGCAGCCATCCTCGCTGTCAGCCAACGTGGGAGAGACCGTCAAAATCACCTGCTCTGGGCTTAGCAGCAGCATCTATGATTATGCTGGCTGGCATCAGCAGAAGGTCCCTGGCACTGGCCCTGTCACTGTGATCtatgccagcagcagcagacccTCGGGCATCCCTTCGCGATTCTCCGGATCCAATTCCGGCTCCACAGCCACCTTAACCATCACTGGGGTCCAAGCCGAGGACAAGGCTGTCTATTTCTGTGGTAACAATGACGGCAGCAGTGCTG gtTCCCTGGTCCAGGCAGCAGTGACTCAGCAGCCATCCTCGCTGTCAGCCAACGTGGGAGAGACCGTCAAGATCACCTGCTCTGGTAGCAGCTACAGCTATGGCTGGTTCCAGCAGAAGGTTCCTGGCACTGGCCCTGTCACTGTGATCTATGATAACAACAACAGACCCTCGGTTATCCCTTCACGATTCTCCGGGGCACGTTAG